In a single window of the Nicotiana tomentosiformis chromosome 8, ASM39032v3, whole genome shotgun sequence genome:
- the LOC104089845 gene encoding protein NSP-INTERACTING KINASE 2 codes for MGANYFLLTFFPIFLAFSCTIKPSNGNAEVRALMEIKSTLDPDNKKLFSWTSNGDPCSGSFLGVVCNEHHKVANISLESKGLTGKLSPAMAELKCLSGLYLHYNLLSGEIPKELGNLTELTDLYLNANNLSGTIPPEIGSMASLQALDLSCNQLTGSIPTEIGFLKKLSILALEHNMLTGEIPSNLGIQGMLKRLYLGFNQLSGPIPLKLATAPQLEVLEVQNNTLSGIVPPALRRLSGKFNYESNPGLCGTGFTSLRVCTAWDNVNVNQVDPNGPNTNNNGVPRDVPETANVSRLHCNQTHCSRSSRFPQAIIVASVITVTVTLIVAVVFGIFRRRRFKQRVGNTSDDRLSTDQTKEIYKRSPSPLLTVEYSNHWDPMTPEKSCGSMRYDFLHGFKFNLEEVESATQHFTEVNLLGRSNFSAVYKGILKDGSIVAVKMISVTSCKSEETEFMEGLSLLTSLKHENLVKLRGFCCSKGRGECFLIYDFASKGNLSQYLDVEGNSSHVLDWSTRVSIIKGIAKGLGYLHGSEPNKPSMVHRNISVEKVLLDQQFTPLILDCGLLKLLADDVVYSALKVSAALGYMAPEYITTGRFTEKSDVYAFGVIILQVLSGKGLLDCSMRLAAESCNFENFIDPNLKGTFSVSEATLLTKLAINCTLEDPDSRPSMVLVNEELNKSSGG; via the exons atGGGTGCTAATTATTTCCTCTTAACTTTCTTTCCTATATTTCTTGCATTTTCTTGTACTATCAAACCATCTAATGGAAATGCAGAAGTAAGAGCTTTAATGGAAATAAAGTCTACTTTAGACCCAGATAACAAGAAACTTTTTTCATGGACAAGTAATGGTGATCCATGTAGTGGTTCTTTTCTTGGTGTGGTTTGTAATGAACATCATAAAGTAGCAAATATTTCATTGGAAAGCAAAGGACTTACTGGGAAATTGTCACCAGCAATGGCGGAATTGAAGTGTTTGTCTGGTCTTTACTTGCACTATAATTTGTTGTCTGGGGAAATACCAAAGGAACTTGGGAATTTGACTGAGTTGACTGATCTTTATCTTAATGCCAACAATCTTTCTGGTACTATACCACCTGAAATTGGAAGCATGGCAAGTTTACAAG CGCTGGACCTGAGTTGTAACCAGTTGACAGGGAGCATACCAACAGAGATTGGGTTCTTGAAAAAATTAAGTATTCTTGCATTGGAACATAATATGTTAACAGGTGAAATTCCATCAAATTTAGGAATCCAAGGGATGCTGAAAAGGTTATATTTGGGATTCAATCAGTTATCTGGTCCAATTCCATTAAAATTAGCTACTGCTCCTCAATTAGAAGTTCTAGAAGTACAAAATAACACCCTCTCTGGAATTGTTCCTCCAG cTTTGAGGAGATTGAGCGGAAAATTCAATTATGAAAGCAATCCTGGTTTATGTGGTACTGGATTTACTTCATTGAGAGTTTGCACTGCCTGGGATAATGTCAATGTGAATCAAGTTGATCCCAATGGACCTAATACCAATAATAATGGCGTCCCTAGAGATGTTCCAGAAACGGCTAATGTTAGTCGCCTGCATTGTAATCAAACTCATTGTTCAAGATCATCAAGATTTCCTCAAGCAATTATTGTTGCTTCAGTGATTACAGTCACTGTAACTTTGATAGTTGCTGTAGTTTTCGGTATATTTAGGCGTAGAAGGTTTAAACAAAGAGTGGGAAATACATCTGATGATAGGCTTAGTACTGACCAGACAAAGGAAATATATAAGAGAAGCCCCTCGCCGTTACTTACTGTTGAGTACTCAAATCATTGGGACCCTATGACCCCTGAAAAGAGTTGTGGTAGCATGCGATATGATTTCTTACATGGATTTAAGTTCAATTTGGAAGAGGTTGAGTCTGCTACTCAGCATTTTACTGAGGTAAATCTATTGGGAAGGAGTAATTTCTCCGCTGTCTATAAAGGAATTTTAAAAGATGGATCGATAGTAGCTGTGAAAATGATCAGTGTGACAAGTTGCAAGTCTGAGGAGACTGAGTTTATGGAAGGATTGAGCTTATTAACTTCACTGAAACATGAAAACCTTGTCAAGTTAAGAGGTTTCTGTTGTTCAAAGGGTAGGGGTGAGTGCTTTTTGATCTATGATTTTGCTTCTAAAGGCAACCTCTCTCAGTATCTTGATGTTGAAGGAAACAGCAGCCATGTTCTTGATTGGTCCACAAGAGTTTCAATCATCAAGGGGATTGCTAAAG GTCTAGGATACCTGCACGGCTCTGAACCAAACAAACCTTCGATGGTTCATCGCAACATATCAGTGGAAAAAGTCCTCCTTGATCAACAGTTCACTCCGCTAATACTGGACTGTGGTCTACTAAAGCTACTTGCTGATGATGTCGTTTATTCAGCGCTTAAGGTCAGTGCTGCGCTTGGATATATGGCTCCTGAATACATTACAACTGGCCGGTTCACCGAAAAGAGTGATGTATATGCATTTGGAGTAATTATCCTTCAAGTACTATCTGGTAAAGGACTTCTTGACTGCTCAATGCGACTTGCAGCTGAATCTTGCAACTTTGAGAATTTCATTGACCCAAATCTTAAGGGAACATTCTCTGTAAGTGAAGCAACTTTGCTTACTAAACTTGCAATAAATTGCACCCTTGAGGATCCAGACAGTAGGCCAAGTATGGTTTTAGTGAATGAAGAATTGAACAAGTCCAGTGGTGGTTGA
- the LOC104089844 gene encoding uncharacterized protein: MKGGVFSAPGDYIYFKSQVPLHKIPIGSKQWRYYDFGPKVVPPLICLPGIAGTADVYYKQIMSLSMKGYRVISVDIPRAWNNHEWIQAFEKFLDAIDVHHIHLYGTALGGFLAQLFAQHRPRRVRSLVLSNTFVETTSFSAAMPWAPIVGWAPSFILKRHVLSGIRDSPQEPFIADSVDFVVSQVETLSRDDLASRLTLTADAASVGPLLLPDSSITIMDTNDYCATPQSLKDQVVERYPGARQAYLKSGGDFPFLSRPDEVNLHLQLHLRRVGVEAQPDVISSVPKDGSGGSSNEPNNGREDADDSSESDKRDSEAPSTAESADPPLAPEATGSHDLDNQLLKMAKLSQGSDESTTPPLPDAFFRDKQKLLVSGALLNMACEFLILNLLPLYLGHCTLTGNVAAM, translated from the exons ATGAAAGGAGGCGTCTTTTCGGCGCCTGGTGATTACATCTACTTCAAGTCTCAAGTTCCCCTTCACAAGATCCCT ATTGGGTCAAAGCAGTGGAGATATTATGATTTTGGTCCGAAAGTAGTTCCCCCACTTATATGCCTCCCTGGCATAGCTGGAACTGCTGATGTATATTACAAACAGATCATGTCATTATCTATGAAG GGTTACCGTGTAATTTCTGTTGATATTCCGCGTGCATGGAACAACCACGAATGGATTCAAGCATTTGAGAAGTTTCTAGATGCTATTGATGTTCATCAT ATTCATCTCTATGGAACAGCCCTTGGGGGATTCTTAGCACAACTTTTTGCTCAGCATCGCCCCCGGCGTGTTAGGTCCTTGGTACTTTCAAATACATTTGTGGAGACCACTAGTTTCTCAGCTGCAATGCCATGGGCTCCCAT TGTTGGTTGGGCTCCTTCTTTTATACTGAAGCGGCATGTGCTATCTGGAATTCGTGATAGTCCCCAGGAACCCTTTATTGCAGACTCTGTAGATTTTGTTGTTTCCCAG GTTGAGACACTCTCAAGAGACGACTTGGCATCGAGATTGACATTGACAGCTGATGCTGCATCAGTTGGACCCCTTCTTCTTCCAGATTCTTCCATCACTATAATGGAT ACAAATGACTATTGTGCAACCCCTCAATCTCTCAAAGATCAAGTGGTCGAAAGGTACCCTGGCGCGAGACAGGCATACTTGAAGAGTGGTGGTGATTTTCCATTTCTTTCAAGGCCTGATGAAGTGAATCTTCATCTTCAG CTACACCTGAGACGTGTTGGTGTTGAAGCTCAACCTGATGTGATCTCTAGTGTTCCGAAGGATGGCAGTGGTGGAAGTTCCAATGAGCCAAATAATGGAAGAGAAGATGCTGATGATTCATCAGAAAGTGATAAAAGGGACTCGGAAGCTCCTTCTACCGCAGAAAGTGCAGATCCCCCCTTGGCTCCAGAAGCTACCGGTTCTCATGATTTAGACAACCAACTTCTTAAAATGGCCAAACTCTCCCAAGGCAGTGATGAATCTACCACACCTCCTTTACCGGATGCATTTTTCCGTGACAAGCAGAAGTTACTTGTCTCAGGAGCTCTTCTAAACATGGCGTGTGAGTTTTTAATTCTTAATCTGCTGCCCCTTTACTTGGGGCACTGTACATTAACTGGAAATGTAGCTGCTATGTAG